From a region of the Helianthus annuus cultivar XRQ/B chromosome 5, HanXRQr2.0-SUNRISE, whole genome shotgun sequence genome:
- the LOC118492211 gene encoding extensin-1-like — translation ACRRRPPPPTTTHPHHLLHLRNLHHHQSKQHYVYKSPPPPPPVYKSPPPPVHKSPPPPVHKSSPPPVHKSPPPPKKPYVYKSPPPPPPVHKSPPPPVYKSPPPPVYKSPPPPVYKSPPPPVFKSPPPPVHKSPPPPVYKSPPPPKKPYVYKSPPPPPVHKSPPPPVYKSPPPPVHKSPPPPVYKSPPPPKKPYVYKSPPPPPVKKHPPPHYIYSSPPPPY, via the exons GCTTGCCGTCGCCGACCACCGCCACCTACCACTACTCATccccaccacctcctccacctaAGAAATCTCCACCACCACCAATCTAAGCAACATTATGTTTACAagtcaccaccaccacctccaccggTTTACAAGTCACCACCACCCCCGGTTCACAAGTCACCCCCTCCACCTGTTCACAAGTCATCACCTCCACCGGTTCACaagtcaccaccaccaccaaagaAACCCTATGTTTACAaatcaccacctccaccaccccCTGTCCACAAGTCACCACCACCCCCGGTTTACAAATCACCACCACCTCCGGTCTACAAATCACCACCTCCCCCGGTTTACAAATCTCCACCTCCCCCGGTTTTCAAATCTCCACCACCACCGGTTCACAAGTCACCACCACCTCCGGTCTacaaatcaccaccaccacctaaaAAGCCTTATGTATACAAATCCCCTCCACCACCCCCTGTGCACAAGTCACCACCACCCCCGGTTTACAAATCCCCACCACCACCGGTTCACAAGTCACCACCACCTCCGGTCTacaa ATCACCACCTCCACCTAAGAAGCCTTATGTATACAAATCCCCTCCACCACCTCCAGTGAAAAAGCACCCACCCCCACATTACATTTACAGCTCACCACCTCCTCCTTAC